A window of the Desulfobulbaceae bacterium genome harbors these coding sequences:
- a CDS encoding SEC-C domain-containing protein, whose translation MVKIGRNEQCPCGSGLKYKKCCLQKHLANKGAPLQPQKISIKDEVAKLQQAAANHEETFKVIGVFIFFSTKEGDAWLLELTDMDAVIVARAGETIEVEINESPETIEVNWSHQFLVKSRVFTTTAYADKTVETYSNYPSASISATIKKLQSRFSSELLDQIHVDPTK comes from the coding sequence ATGGTGAAAATTGGCAGAAACGAACAATGCCCCTGTGGTAGCGGGCTTAAATATAAAAAATGCTGCCTCCAGAAACACCTGGCCAACAAGGGCGCGCCACTGCAGCCTCAGAAGATATCCATAAAAGATGAAGTGGCAAAGCTCCAACAGGCTGCCGCCAATCATGAAGAAACGTTCAAGGTTATCGGCGTCTTTATCTTCTTCTCAACCAAAGAGGGGGATGCTTGGCTGCTTGAACTTACCGATATGGATGCAGTAATAGTGGCAAGGGCAGGAGAAACCATTGAAGTGGAGATCAATGAGTCTCCCGAAACTATCGAGGTAAACTGGTCTCATCAATTCCTGGTCAAAAGCAGGGTGTTCACCACCACCGCTTACGCTGACAAGACTGTAGAAACCTACTCCAATTACCCCAGCGCCTCAATCAGCGCCACTATCAAAAAACTACAGAGCCGTTTTTCCAGCGAACTTCTCGACCAGATCCACGTCGATCCAACCAAATAA